Proteins encoded in a region of the Raphanus sativus cultivar WK10039 chromosome 8, ASM80110v3, whole genome shotgun sequence genome:
- the LOC130498971 gene encoding uncharacterized protein LOC130498971: MAKRFSAQEKEKAIAGTAGAPSRFRIRAPDFDPSELIRENTLTLVGRLTNPKEQSMSSVISYLANKWNMEPTAGSDLGRDCFQFRFSKEADLCEVLKNRPYQFGRWMVIVQRWEPIISPSFPSQIPFWITIRGLPLHYWHEKVVRDIGLELGGLEDYEVTKTTARFRLVVDGLKPLIMETDMAYASGEESILTLEYERLGNHCTSCHRLSHLQSQCPERPNRLPPPPSATYIAQPSYKEDISEGPPPPRPTKEFEARENRPFQQRLDRHGRPFGNRISSTMVRPLGPKNKIAPASSAAQYLEEKEQRYRFEVQREHHYNSPPYTRRGTNILENQEEQTPTRTSNRQQTTLRWRVKSPPANQEATSPAIPVQSTRSSLGRNLDAVDFSPLYDGSNRETILEDLREASLRYINCDDPSERAARQQRVLQSELNGTVEATAAHLMQTPTRNTYGQRTSADLPPIPEIPTTEEVMEELRDATTQYLSCADPVERAARKQRVLQSELDGTVEATAANIILSSALTARTLRTADSSVIILPDTQLSTMQEPEPMAPQVTTTRKRGRPAKAKQPVPQNPSSSTAATKPTTSRSTVKLSPRTFAGMGSKKRMLARVQASPGTSNRHPPRRITQGPPATTSSTAPAIAIIPPVLKQRMDFHPQRPDLP; this comes from the coding sequence ATGGCCAAGCGCTTCTCCGCtcaagagaaagaaaaagcTATCGCTGGTACCGCCGGAGCGCCTTCGCGCTTCAGAATTCGAGCTCCTGACTTCGACCCATCGGAACTCATAAGGGAGAACACTCTTACTCTAGTTGGACGGTTGACTAACCCCAAGGAACAAAGTATGAGCTCCGTCATCTCCTACCTCGCGAACAAATGGAATATGGAACCTACTGCTGGCTCAGATTTGGGAAGGGACTGCTTCCAGTTTCGATTCTCTAAGGAAGCTGACCTCTGCGAAGTGCTGAAGAACAGACCCTATCAATTTGGGCGTTGGATGGTCATAGTTCAGCGATGGGAGCCAATCATTTCGCCCTCTTTCCCTTCTCAAATCCCCTTTTGGATTACAATAAGAGGGCTCCCCCTTCATTATTGGCATGAGAAGGTGGTTAGGGACATAGGGCTTGAACTGGGAGGTCTAGAGGACTATGAAGTTACTAAAACAACGGCACGCTTCAGGCTCGTAGTAGATGGGCTTAAACCTCTGATAATGGAAACTGATATGGCTTACGCATCTGGGGAAGAAAGTATTCTAACGCTAGAATACGAGAGACTAGGAAATCATTGCACGTCCTGCCACCGCCTATCTCATCTGCAGTCCCAATGTCCAGAGAGACCAAATCGCCTCCCACCCCCCCCATCTGCAACATATATTGCTCAGCCTAGCTACAAAGAAGATATATCTGAGGGTCCTCCACCCCCCAGGCCCACAAAGGAGTTTGAAGCTAGGGAAAACCGCCCTTTTCAACAAAGACTTGATCGACACGGCAGACCGTTTGGGAACAGGATCTCCTCAACGATGGTGCGACCGCTGGGACCGAAAAACAAAATAGCACCAGCTTCAAGCGCAGCTCAATACCTTGAGGAAAAAGAACAGAGATACCGCTTTGAGGTACAGAGAGAACACCACTACAATTCTCCACCTTACACGAGACGTGGGACTAACATATTGGAGAATCAAGAAGAACAGACCCCAACACGAACCTCAAACCGTCAACAGACAACTCTACGCTGGCGAGTAAAGTCACCTCCAGCTAACCAGGAAGCAACATCACCTGCGATTCCAGTACAAAGTACCCGATCATCACTAGGACGTAATCTTGATGCTGTTGATTTCTCACCACTCTATGATGGCTCAAACCGAGAGACGATCCTAGAGGACCTCAGAGAGGCGTCCCTCCGATACATAAATTGCGATGACCCTAGTGAACGGGCAGCGAGACAGCAGCGTGTACTTCAGAGTGAACTCAATGGGACGGTAGAAGCAACAGCAGCTCATTTGATGCAGACCCCTACGAGAAACACTTATGGTCAGCGTACGTCTGCGGATCTCCCACCAATTCCGGAGATTCCCACAACTGAGGAAGTGATGGAGGAATTGAGAGATGCTACCACGCAATATCTCAGCTGTGCCGACCCTGTTGAAAGGGCAGCTCGAAAACAGAGAGTCCTTCAGAGCGAATTGGATGGAACAGTGGAGGCAACCGCAGCTAACATTATCCTTTCATCTGCATTAACGGCAAGAACGCTGAGAACAGCAGACTCCTCAGTGATCATTCTCCCGGATACACAGCTGAGCACTATGCAGGAACCAGAGCCTATGGCACCTCAAGTGACCACAACCAGGAAGCGGGGGAGACCTGCAAAAGCGAAACAACCTGTACCCCAGaatccttcttcttctactgCTGCAACAAAACCGACGACTTCGAGGAGCACGGTTAAACTTAGTCCCAGGACCTTTGCAGGAATGGGGTCGAAGAAAAGAATGCTGGCACGAGTACAAGCGTCTCCAGGAACCTCAAACCGACATCCACCTAGACGCATCACACAAGGCCCTCCTGCTACGACATCCTCCACAGCACCAGCTATAGCGATAATCCCACCGGTCTTAAAGCAGCGGATGGATTTTCATCCGCAAAGACCCGATCTTCCTTAG